From Primulina tabacum isolate GXHZ01 chromosome 2, ASM2559414v2, whole genome shotgun sequence, one genomic window encodes:
- the LOC142536948 gene encoding uncharacterized protein LOC142536948, whose amino-acid sequence MMSPNKILENRSPANAATFRQTPLQVIHVLGNFMRIWSIYTLYLYLSQTGASVLLFVFSCLVPSSLLFLLLQKPWKGRPLSNTQVVPSVINGGVTALYFILWGKGLKSCGPLRAILAEYAGAVLGVLSAVLYGRRGHLWKKIGGLFMMLASFYLISQGWTSASYTHLTVFNNSEAEVESEVAVGFKDMLIPIFAGILSTLRRVIARRVSLKNQLKRRLHAITITSATCFMFPIAMWDMILGSSSIELPFSAWAFSSTILFGIVLIFYVDSIAEERLFMVFSSPKHLMVAGGCIIIMEIVYKRDFSLLGFLLCVAILSFGIHEATSLDRTKKDSSQNLDPLNGGFEDQIQMASLPT is encoded by the exons ATGATGTCTCCAAATAAAATTCTAGAAAATAGGAGCCCTGCGAATGCCGCCACTTTCAG GCAAACTCCCTTACAGGTCATACATGTTCTTGGTAACTTCATGAGAATATGGTCAATCTACACTCTGTACCTCTATTTATCACAAACAGGTGCTTCGGTCTTGTTGTTTGTCTTCAGCTGTCTTGTTCCATCGTCCCTTCTGTTTTTACTGTTGCAAAAACCTTGGAAGGGCAGACCACTTTCTAATACTCAG gTTGTGCCTTCTGTAATAAATGGTGGTGTTACAGCCCTATACTTCATCTTATGGGGAAAGGGTCTGAAATCTTGTGGTCCTCTCAG GGCCATATTGGCTGAGTATGCTGGTGCTGTTCTTGGAGTATTATCCGCGGTGTTGTATGGGAGGAGAGGCCATCTCTGGAAAAAG ATTGGCGGCCTCTTTATGATGTTGGCGTCATTCTATCTTATATCTCAAGGATGGACCTCGGCCTCATATACACATTTGA CAGTCTTTAATAATTCAGAGGCAGAGGTTGAATCAGAAGTAGCTGTAGGATTTAAGGACATGCTAATTCCGATTTTTGCTGGAATTTTATCAACATTGAGAAGGGTGATTGCAAGACGAGTGTCACTTAAG AATCAACTTAAAAGGCGGCTTCATGCCATAACTATTACTTCTGCCACCTGTTTTATGTTCCCTATTGCCATGTGGGATATGATACTT GGATCATCCAGCATAGAGTTGCCTTTCTCTGCCTGGGCCTTTTCTAGCACTATTCTTTTTGGAATTGTCTTGATATTTTACGTGGACAGTATCGCGGAGGAGAG ATTGTTCATGGTGTTCTCATCCCCAAAGCATTTAATGGTAGCAGGAGGATGCATCATTATTATGGAAATTGTATACAAAAGGGACTTTTCCCTGCTTGGTTTTTTACTTTGCGTTGCCATTTTGAGCTTCG GAATACATGAAGCAACTTCTTTGGATCGCACGAAGAAAGATTCTTCACAAAATTTAGATCCATTGAATGGGGGTTTTGAGGACCAAATTCAGATGGCATCACTTCCAACTTAA